A genome region from Maridesulfovibrio salexigens DSM 2638 includes the following:
- a CDS encoding HD domain-containing protein has protein sequence MSEPFKDAVGICKTIMRNGYDAYIINERLQKLTIEDKGEEVELDISTDLDFKRLAKLFPNIQPTEQQDVTAILREGGNIFYFYTSETSNSSHPEECVSRMTPRLLKALEQQHQIPMSAACPYIPKAQDPYEGFAELSSGEVRLLGIPDQTLKKDYLMGIRALRFAANYNLPIETNTKIAIIRSCKRILDYVPVPEIMDEWRKVEAENMYVFVSLLFETMLLHGLIPELAALSRLTQVKNSKTGETEDVFTHTLDVMRLYPEELPYDWFGVVACMFHDVGKLYTAEEVDGRWQFLQHHRVGAKVTRKILTRLNFPQEDVDLICDLVRNHMRFHFMLTDKGIRKFKALDEYPRLIEMVRADIKARDTTYKEFNHNIKMLERADIPEEALDPFLNGNEIMQHTGLKPGPGVGIIRESLLKAQISGDVTNMDEAIEYVIDQAKKS, from the coding sequence ATGAGCGAACCTTTCAAGGACGCGGTGGGAATTTGCAAAACCATCATGCGTAACGGCTATGATGCTTATATCATTAATGAAAGACTGCAAAAGCTGACCATTGAGGATAAAGGCGAAGAAGTCGAGCTGGATATTTCCACCGATCTTGATTTCAAAAGGCTGGCTAAACTGTTCCCCAACATCCAGCCCACTGAGCAACAGGACGTTACCGCGATTCTTAGAGAAGGCGGAAATATTTTTTATTTCTATACTTCCGAGACCAGCAACTCTTCACACCCTGAAGAATGCGTATCCCGCATGACTCCCAGACTGCTCAAGGCTTTGGAGCAACAGCACCAGATCCCCATGTCTGCAGCCTGTCCTTACATTCCCAAGGCGCAGGACCCTTATGAAGGATTCGCTGAACTGAGCAGCGGTGAAGTCCGCCTGCTGGGTATCCCGGACCAGACTCTTAAAAAAGATTACCTTATGGGTATCAGGGCGTTACGCTTTGCTGCAAACTACAACCTGCCCATTGAGACTAATACCAAAATCGCGATTATCCGCTCCTGCAAGCGTATTCTCGATTACGTGCCCGTGCCTGAAATCATGGACGAATGGCGCAAGGTTGAAGCTGAAAACATGTACGTTTTCGTTTCCCTGCTCTTCGAAACCATGCTCCTGCACGGCCTGATTCCCGAACTTGCCGCTCTTTCCCGCCTTACTCAGGTTAAGAACAGCAAGACCGGTGAAACTGAAGACGTTTTCACCCACACTCTCGATGTCATGCGCCTCTACCCCGAAGAACTGCCATACGACTGGTTCGGCGTAGTAGCATGCATGTTCCACGATGTGGGTAAACTCTACACCGCTGAAGAAGTGGACGGACGTTGGCAGTTCCTGCAGCATCACCGCGTTGGAGCAAAAGTAACCAGAAAAATCCTGACCCGCCTCAACTTCCCTCAGGAAGATGTGGACCTGATCTGCGATCTGGTACGCAACCACATGCGTTTCCACTTTATGCTCACTGACAAGGGTATCCGTAAGTTCAAGGCTCTGGATGAATATCCCCGCCTCATCGAGATGGTTCGCGCTGACATCAAAGCCCGCGACACCACCTATAAGGAATTCAACCACAACATCAAAATGCTTGAACGCGCTGATATCCCCGAAGAAGCTCTTGATCCCTTCCTTAACGGTAACGAGATCATGCAGCACACCGGCCTCAAACCCGGTCCCGGTGTCGGTATCATCCGCGAATCCCTGCTTAAAGCACAGATCTCCGGTGACGTCACAAACATGGACGAAGCCATCGAGTACGTTATTGATCAGGCTAAGAAGTCTTAA
- a CDS encoding dihydroorotase, translated as MTHPELVIRKAVWKGEEVDLLVADGKILDVIPSSDTMYEGAEVVAAKGLLLMPSMTDVHTHLREPGFEYKEDIASGLKAAVHGGFSNIMCMANTDPVNDNAVVTDEMLRKAKAAYPEGGPRLFPIGALTKGLEGKELAPMHEMAEAGCAAFSNDGLPVKNSELFRRAMEYGSDTGKPIIDHCEDPYLAPAVGVNEGEVSSVLGLAGQPDVAEAAQVARDLLMAEYLDMHIHLAHISCRKSVDLIAWAKKRGVKVTAETCPHYLLLTEDALNGYSSDTKVNPPLRTADDVDALLAGIKDGTIDMFATDHAPHAAHEKEVEFMHAPCGISGLDSALSLTWSLVASGKITFDDFIRMWTTAPCETFDLPLNSFKKGDPADFFLFDPSEEWVLDATTMHSKGKNTPFRGQTLKGRVISHFLSGKKIV; from the coding sequence ATGACTCATCCTGAACTTGTTATCCGCAAGGCAGTATGGAAAGGCGAAGAAGTCGATCTCCTTGTTGCTGACGGTAAAATTTTAGATGTTATCCCCTCTTCAGATACCATGTATGAAGGTGCTGAAGTAGTAGCTGCAAAAGGTCTGCTGCTCATGCCTTCTATGACCGACGTGCACACACACCTGCGCGAACCGGGCTTTGAATACAAGGAAGACATTGCCTCCGGCCTGAAAGCTGCCGTACACGGCGGCTTCTCCAATATCATGTGTATGGCCAATACCGATCCGGTCAACGACAATGCTGTTGTTACCGATGAAATGCTGCGTAAAGCTAAAGCAGCCTACCCTGAAGGCGGTCCGCGTCTTTTTCCCATCGGTGCATTGACCAAGGGACTGGAAGGCAAAGAACTGGCACCCATGCATGAAATGGCAGAAGCCGGATGCGCAGCTTTTTCCAACGACGGTCTTCCGGTCAAAAACAGCGAGCTTTTCCGCAGGGCCATGGAATACGGTTCTGATACCGGAAAGCCGATTATCGACCATTGCGAAGATCCTTACCTTGCACCAGCTGTCGGAGTGAATGAAGGCGAAGTCTCTTCTGTGCTCGGCCTTGCCGGACAACCCGATGTTGCAGAAGCAGCACAGGTCGCCCGCGACCTGCTCATGGCTGAATATTTGGACATGCACATACATCTTGCGCACATCTCCTGCCGCAAATCAGTGGACCTGATCGCATGGGCCAAGAAGCGCGGAGTTAAAGTCACCGCTGAAACTTGTCCTCACTACCTGCTGCTCACCGAAGATGCCTTGAACGGCTACAGCTCCGATACCAAGGTCAACCCTCCCCTGCGCACCGCAGACGATGTTGATGCTCTGCTGGCAGGCATTAAAGACGGCACAATTGACATGTTCGCCACCGACCATGCCCCCCATGCAGCACATGAAAAGGAAGTGGAATTCATGCACGCACCATGCGGTATCTCCGGCCTGGATTCTGCCCTCTCATTGACTTGGTCGCTGGTAGCCTCAGGAAAAATTACCTTTGATGATTTCATCCGCATGTGGACCACCGCTCCATGCGAAACTTTCGACCTGCCGCTGAACAGTTTCAAGAAAGGCGATCCGGCTGACTTTTTCCTTTTTGATCCCAGCGAAGAATGGGTGCTGGATGCAACTACAATGCACTCCAAAGGCAAAAACACTCCATTCCGCGGACAAACCCTGAAAGGACGGGTTATAAGCCATTTCCTTAGTGGCAAAAAAATAGTATGA
- a CDS encoding aspartate carbamoyltransferase catalytic subunit gives MEWRHKDLLDVTQLNKEEVQHIFETATYFQEINSRPVKKVPTLKGHSVVLFFAEASTRTKTSFDMAGKRLSCDTFSLAKSSSSLTKGETLKDTALTLQAMNPDGIVLRHWASGASQFLAERLDCSIINAGDGRHAHPTQALLDGFTLYQEWGSLEGKTVLILGDIAHSRVARSNLILMNKMGAKVRFCGPRTLLPPQIRKWDAEVYTDINEACKGVDAIMCLRLQLERQQDGLLPDLREYSNYFGLGHKQIELANPDVKIMHPGPMNRGVEINSELADCEASLVLDQVASGVATRMALLYLYLTRKK, from the coding sequence ATGGAATGGCGACATAAAGATTTGCTGGATGTTACCCAGCTCAACAAAGAGGAAGTGCAGCACATTTTTGAAACTGCTACTTACTTTCAGGAAATCAACTCCCGTCCGGTAAAAAAGGTACCGACTTTAAAAGGCCATAGCGTGGTCCTTTTTTTTGCCGAAGCAAGCACAAGAACCAAGACCTCCTTTGACATGGCCGGGAAACGTCTTTCCTGTGACACATTCTCCCTTGCCAAAAGCTCCAGCAGTCTGACCAAGGGCGAGACTCTCAAGGATACCGCCCTGACATTGCAGGCCATGAACCCGGACGGAATTGTCCTGCGCCACTGGGCCAGCGGTGCTTCTCAATTTCTGGCAGAGCGCCTCGATTGCAGTATCATCAACGCAGGTGACGGCCGCCATGCCCACCCCACACAGGCCTTGCTTGACGGTTTCACACTCTATCAGGAATGGGGATCTCTGGAAGGTAAGACAGTTCTCATCCTCGGTGATATCGCACACAGTCGTGTAGCGCGTTCAAACCTGATCCTGATGAATAAGATGGGTGCCAAGGTTCGTTTCTGCGGCCCTCGCACACTGCTGCCTCCGCAGATCAGAAAATGGGACGCAGAAGTTTACACCGACATCAACGAAGCCTGCAAAGGTGTGGATGCAATCATGTGTCTCCGACTTCAGCTGGAACGCCAGCAAGACGGTCTTCTGCCTGACCTGCGTGAGTACTCCAACTACTTCGGTCTGGGGCACAAACAAATTGAGCTTGCCAATCCTGATGTAAAGATCATGCATCCCGGACCCATGAACCGGGGAGTCGAAATCAATTCCGAGCTTGCCGACTGCGAAGCCAGCCTCGTACTTGATCAGGTCGCATCCGGTGTAGCTACCCGCATGGCCTTACTCTACCTCTACCTCACCCGCAAAAAATAA